The following are from one region of the Salmo salar chromosome ssa27, Ssal_v3.1, whole genome shotgun sequence genome:
- the abrab gene encoding actin binding Rho activating protein b: MVSNLTRSWQKWVSEIKDKLAKEPISWAPHPLRELWDEPPKTPSTTKLGTWQKKSRIKTKQVVKTVTSGVQERSVGTTFLTELICMEAPSPGEEIDRTLSKRGSLALHRKCSKVSKLTLSWKQEKERNTDSTGSSREAMQRDSDSISPKGKVESWVKVKRPSSSVSKKDLDDANKINALSKKYSAVGNLKSRWQNWSSTNTVNQKLNPFSEDFDYEYSMSLRLHKGEEGYGRPKEDTKTAERPEQHIHGENADMCYVIRTMNDPDLDWKTRVTFRELFDRYVRVSDKVVGILLRAKRHGKVAFEEEMLWQGQDDGVIITLLV; encoded by the exons ATGGTGTCCAACCTTACCCGGAGCTGGCAGAAGTGGGTGTCCGAGATCAAAGACAAGCTGGCCAAGGAGCCTATCAGCTGGGCTCCTCACCCCTTAAGAGAGCTTTGGGACGAACCACCAAAGACACCAAGCACCACTAAATTAGGAACCTGGCAGAAGAAG TCCCGGATCAAGACCAAGCAGGTGGTGAAGACTGTGACCAGCGGCGTTCAGGAGAGGAGTGTGGGAACTACATTTCTGACCGAGCTAATTTGTATGGAGGCTCCATCGCCAGGGGAGGAGATAGACAGGACACTGAGCAAGAGGGGGTCGCTCGCACTCCACAGAAAGTGCTCCAAAGTGTCGAAACTGACCCTCAGCTGGAAGCAGGAGAAGGAGCGGAAT acagacagcactgggtcATCCAGGGAGGCCATGCAGAGGGATAGTGACAGCATCTCACCTAAAGGGAAAGTTGAGTCATGGGTGAAGGTCAAAAGACCCTCCAGCTCAGT GAGCAAAAAGGACTTGGATGACGCCAACAAGATCAACGCTCTCTCAAAGAAGTACAGTGCCGTGGGCAATCTAAAAAGTCGCTGGCAGAACTGGTCCTCGACGAACACCGTCAACCAGAAGCTCAACCCCTTCAGTGAGGACTTTGACTATGAATACTCCATGTCCCTACGCCTCCACAAAGGCGAGGAGGGTTACGGACGCCCCAAGGAGGACACCAAAACAGCCGAACGTCCCGAGCAACACATCCACGGTGAGAATGCCGACATGTGCTATGTGATCAGGACTATGAACGACCCAGATCTGGATTGGAAGACCCGCGTCACTTTCAGAGAACTGTTTGATAGATACGTACGCGTCTCTGACAAGGTGGTGGGGATTCTTCTGAGAGCCAAGAGGCATGGGAAGGTGGCGTTCGAAGAGGAGATGCTGTGGCAAGGGCAGGATGATGGTGTTATCATCACCCTGTTGGTGTGA